GCCTCTAGCTACCGCCTGGCAAatacctcctcctcccctctcctggaAACCCCTCTGCCCTGCAGGCTGTCCCGAATCCCTCTCTGGCCGCCCTCAAGGGGCTCACGTTCCAGGTCAcacttccttccatctgtgcctGCGTCTTCCTTGGGCACGTCCGGCCTGCCTGTGGCCTCCGCGCCTGGTCCGGAGCAGGTGGCGACGTCTCATTTGTGTGGGAAGGGATCCAGCCCTGCTAGCAGTGCCTCGGCTCCCCTGACTGGCCCCACGGAATGACCCCGACTTCTCTGGATGCGCTGCCCCCTTCAAAATTCAAAGATGACTTTTCCTGCAGGGTCTTCACTGGTTTCCTGCTCTCACGTGGCAGGATGGGCCCctccatccactgcactcccacagtGATGGCTACATCGCTCTGTCCCAACCAACCACCCCATGAGACTGGGTGTCCTCAGGGCCTGGGTCCTCACTGCCGGATGGTCTCCATCTGCTCCTTGACGGACATGCCCCCGATGCAGAGGGCACAGCGTAGCAGAGGCGAGCTGTCCTCTTGCAGCAGGCGGCAGTAATACTCCAGAATGCCGTGGGTCTGCCGGGCCAGCTCCCGCTGTGGGCATGACGGCAAAGGTTGGCGCCGGGAGGTGGCTCTGGtctcggccccgccccccagccccgcctagCTCACAGAGGGGCAGATGATGAGTCCATAGGGCCCCTCGCGCTTGGAGAAGGGTAACCTCTTCTCTTGCTCCAGGCAGAACATGATGACGGGCAAGGTGAAGACCAGCGTCTTGCCTGAACCCGTGAAGGCGATGCCTATCATGTCACGGCCGGAGAGGCTGTGGGAGAGGACAGTGCCTGGGTAAGGGTCAGCAGGTGGCGCAGACATCCAGCTCCTCCCCGCCGCCTTGGCAGGCCTCAGGGCCACGGCGCGCACTCACATGGTGGGGATGCCCTGGATCTGGATAGGCGTGGGGTGATGGATGCCCTTCTTCTTCAGGCCCCTCAGGATGGCTGTGGAAGACAACCCAGGCTTCGTTCCTGTGGCACAAGTCTTCATCCGAGTCCCCACCCCTGGTCCAAGGCCTGTTAGCTAGGTGGAGCTGGGATTCCCTCCTAGGTCCACACCCAAAGTTACTCCCCCACTGCAGTGCAGCGAGGGCACAGGGCGATAAACTTGCACAGGAGGGGCCTCAAGAGACCCGTATCCCAAATCCCTCCACCCCCACCGGAAGGCAGCATCCTGTGCCGAGACAGCGGACTCCCAGGCTGCCCATCAGATGGGGGATCTTCCCCGCCACCAAGCACCTGCGGGAAACTTCATCTCCTTGAAGCTCTTGATGGGCGGCGGGATCCCGTCCCCCTCCACCAGGATGTGGTACTTCCTCCGCACACGGTCATGGCGCTCTTCAGACATGTTCAGCACGTAACGGGGTGGCGTCCAGCTGAGGGTGAGAGGCAGGGCTCAGGCGCAGTGGGCCTCAGGTGGGCGGTCCCGCACCTCTCGCCGCACCCATGCTACATCGGGGCTGGCACACAGACACACCTGGTCTTGATTGGGTCGTCGTACGTGATACCTTTGGCCATCTCCTTCACTGACATCAGTGCTGAGGGAACACACGAGGCTCAGGGCCAGCTCCCGGGATCCCACCCACCTCTTCGctgccctgcctgccgccatACCTCGGCCCTCAGCCACGCTCTCTAgaattttctcttcttccttcagcTGCTTCTCCTTGGCGGATTCCTTGCGAGCTAAGGAAAGGAACAAAGGATGTTGGCCAGACGCCAACCCAGGGGCTCGGGCTCGGCTTCCCGCCTCCCCCTGGCCCACCTTCAGCCTTCTCCTTGAGGTGCTGGTGCTGATCCAGGAGGCTGACGTTGGACTGTGGGCCCAGTGGGATGTCGTCCTCATCTCCCCGGGGCTCGCTGCCgctgtcctgctgctcctcctccgcgGCTCCCTTGCGCCTTCGTTGCAGCAGCTTCTGGAGCTGAGTCCACCAAGACCCATGAGAGTCGAGCCCACGGCGGAGTGGGGTGTCGGGCCCAGGGTCCCACGGCCccaggcacagagctggcctgccCCATATCAGGTCCCTGTTCGCCCGAGAGCCATGCTCCCGTGTACTGACGCTCACTCCCCCTACACCCGCAGGCAGgggccacccccacccaccaAGACCGGGTGCTCACGCCCCCTCACCAGTAGCTGCCGGCGCTGTCGCAGCGGCACATAGGGTACGTAGTCCTCGTCGCCGTCATCCTCCACCTCGGAATGGCTGCCTCCAGCATTCGCCTCGTCGGCGCGAGCCCGCTGCACACACGCACTAGTCAGGCCCCGGGCCGTCGCCAACCCCACCCCGACCTCCACTCCCGCGCCCCGCCCGCGCGCTCCGCAGCCCCAGTCCCACCTTCCGCTCTGGTTCCGACTCCTCCATCCTTTGCTGCCCGCATGCGCGCCACAGCCGGACCACGCCTCTGCCTCGAGTGAGATCCAATCAGATGTGAAGAAGCGGAGTCGGCGCCTAGCAACGACTTCGGCGTGACGGGTCTCGCCGAGGGACAAATTTCCTCTACTGAGGCTGCTGTGAGGCACGGCGTTGACTCCTGTGGCAGACTGAGCGGCTGTCGCGGGGGGTGGGGCTAAGGGCGAAAGTGCCATGCAAGGCATTGTGGGACACTGGCAGCTTGGAAGCCTGCGCGGGTGGAAGTGCAGACCGCGGCTCCGCAGCTCGGCGTCCGGCCGCGCCCGGCGCCCGACGTCATCGGCAGTCCCTGCCGACGTGAGGCCGCCTAGCGGCCGGGCGCTGGAGGACGAGGCGAGCGTCGGGATCCCAGTGGGATcccggcggggcgggcggggcttCCCGGGCGACCCCACCGGTTCACCCCCGGTACTGGCGAAGCTGTGTACGCGAGAGAACGACTACTGCCCGCGCTGCCGCGGAGCTCGGGGACCAGGAGGCCGTGGGCTGGGCACGCGCGAAGGCCAGAGCCTCGGGCCTCTGAGGAACGAGTGGGCCGCTCCGCGCCGACCTGGGCGCCTGTGTGGTGAGCGCCCGGCAGTGCGGTCTCGAGGCCGAGACGCAATACTGTAGGGAAGACGAGGCCCACGAAGGCAGGGAAAGCGGATTCCCGGAGCTCTCACAGTACGAGGGCCTCTCCGGTGGGATGGGAGGGGTCGCCAGGGTCTGGAGCCCTGGACTCCGCTTGTCCCGATGCCGGGGCCCGGCAGTCTGCCTCTGTGCTGCTGCGGGCTGCTCCCTCAAACCTGCACCTTCTGAATCGGAGTGGTGCCGATTCCACGTAGGGCAGGAGCCTGGCGCAAGCGCAAAGGCGAGGAACACGGCTCAGGAACACGGAGGTTTCACAGGAAAGTGGCCGCAGGGTCGGCGCTGTGTCCCTGTCCTAGAGGAGGCCCTCCCAGGGCCCTTAGACTGTGGGCACGGGCTCCAGGCAACATGGTCCCCACAGAAGCCCGAGCTGAGCTGGCCTCAGAGAAAACCACCCTGGTGGCAAGGAGTAGGAAACAAGTGTGTGAGGCATCCTTGGAGAGGATGAGCTAG
Above is a genomic segment from Oryctolagus cuniculus chromosome 6, mOryCun1.1, whole genome shotgun sequence containing:
- the DDX41 gene encoding probable ATP-dependent RNA helicase DDX41 encodes the protein MEESEPERKRARADEANAGGSHSEVEDDGDEDYVPYVPLRQRRQLLLQKLLQRRRKGAAEEEQQDSGSEPRGDEDDIPLGPQSNVSLLDQHQHLKEKAEARKESAKEKQLKEEEKILESVAEGRALMSVKEMAKGITYDDPIKTSWTPPRYVLNMSEERHDRVRRKYHILVEGDGIPPPIKSFKEMKFPAAILRGLKKKGIHHPTPIQIQGIPTILSGRDMIGIAFTGSGKTLVFTLPVIMFCLEQEKRLPFSKREGPYGLIICPSRELARQTHGILEYYCRLLQEDSSPLLRCALCIGGMSVKEQMETIRHGVHMMVATPGRLMDLLQKKMVSLDICRYLALDEADRMIDMGFEGDIRTIFSYFKGQRQTLLFSATMPKKIQNFAKSALVKPVTINVGRAGAASLDVIQEVEYVKEEAKMVYLLECLQKTPPPVLIFAEKKADVDAIHEYLLLKGVEAVAIHGGKDQEERTKAIEAFREGKKDVLVATDVASKGLDFPAIQHVINYDMPEEIENYVHRIGRTGRSGNTGIATTFINKACDESVLMDLKALLLEAKQKVPPVLQVLHCGDESMLDIGGERGCAFCGGLGHRITDCPKLEAMQTKQVSNIGRKDYLAHSSMDF